The Enterobacter kobei genome has a segment encoding these proteins:
- a CDS encoding YdcF family protein → MVQPHFPVLPDATLTAINTVGEWLAQDDLRGTSQTPDVDGVILAGNAVIPTIEAACRIAAEKQVPLLISGGIGHSTTFLYDAIRHHPRYHPLPVSGRAEASILADIAREFWQIPESRLWVEDCSTNCGENARFSWNMLKQHQRTSGRMLVVQDPTMQRRTMATFARVCRDEPVSPQWISHPGMTPILQNGKNGVVFSEGNAGLWAVERYLSLVMGELPRLYDDENGYGPAGRDFIAPVEFPEAVTEAWKQLQQDPVLKVARKII, encoded by the coding sequence ATGGTTCAGCCCCATTTCCCCGTCCTGCCGGACGCTACGCTTACGGCCATCAATACTGTCGGTGAATGGCTGGCGCAGGACGATCTCCGCGGCACGTCTCAAACCCCGGATGTTGATGGGGTGATTCTGGCAGGAAACGCGGTGATCCCGACCATTGAAGCAGCCTGCCGAATTGCCGCAGAAAAGCAGGTTCCGCTGCTGATTAGCGGCGGTATCGGCCACTCGACAACGTTTTTGTATGATGCGATCCGTCACCACCCCCGTTATCACCCACTGCCGGTGTCCGGGCGGGCGGAAGCAAGCATTCTTGCCGACATTGCGCGGGAGTTCTGGCAGATCCCCGAGTCGCGCCTGTGGGTTGAAGATTGCTCCACTAACTGCGGAGAAAACGCCCGATTTAGCTGGAACATGCTGAAACAGCACCAGCGAACAAGCGGACGAATGCTGGTGGTTCAGGATCCGACGATGCAGCGCCGTACGATGGCGACATTCGCCCGCGTTTGCCGCGATGAGCCCGTTTCTCCGCAGTGGATTAGCCACCCGGGAATGACGCCAATACTGCAAAACGGCAAAAACGGCGTGGTATTTAGCGAGGGTAACGCAGGGCTGTGGGCCGTTGAGCGTTACCTTTCGCTGGTGATGGGGGAACTGCCGCGTCTGTATGACGATGAGAACGGCTACGGCCCGGCCGGGCGGGATTTTATCGCGCCCGTCGAATTCCCTGAGGCTGTCACCGAAGCCTGGAAACAGCTTCAGCAGGATCCGGTCCTGAAGGTGGCGCGTAAAATCATCTGA
- the hrpA gene encoding ATP-dependent RNA helicase HrpA translates to MTEHQKITFPMLLQRLDALMLRDKQRFARRLHGVKKVKNPDAQQAIYQEMAKEIEQAAGKVVLREAARPAITYPENLPVSQKKQDILEAVRDHQVVIVAGETGSGKTTQLPKICMELGRGVKGLIGHTQPRRLAARTVANRIAEELQTEPGGCIGYKVRFSDHVSDNTMVKLMTDGILLAEIQQDRLLMQYDTIIIDEAHERSLNIDFLLGYLKELLPRRPDLKIIITSATIDPERFSKHFNNAPIIEVSGRTYPVEVRYRPIVEEADDTERDQLQAIFDAVDELGNESAGDILIFMSGEREIRDTADALSKRDLRHTEILPLYARLSNSEQNRVFQPHGGRRIVLATNVAETSLTVPGIKYVIDPGTARISRYSYRTKVQRLPIEPVSQASANQRKGRCGRVSEGICIRLYSEDDFLSRPEFTDPEILRTNLASVILQMTALGLGDIAAFPFVEAPDKRNIQDGVRLLEELGAITTDEQATVYKLTPLGRQLSQLPVDPRLARMVLEAQKHGCVREAMIITSALSIQDPRERPMDKQQASDEKHRRFHDKESDFLAFVNLWNYLGEQQKALSSNQFRRQCRVDFLNYLRVREWQDIYTQLRQVVKELGIPVNSEPAEYREIHIALLTGLLSHIGMKDAEKQEYTGARNARFSIFPGSGLFKKPPKWTMVAELVETSRLWGRIAARIDPEWVEPVAQHLLKRSYSEPHWERAQGAVMATEKVTVYGLPVVAARKVNYSQIDPALSRELFIRHALVEGDWQTRHAFFRENLKLRAEVEELEHKSRRRDILVDDEALFEFYDQRISHDVISARHFDSWWKKASKETPDLLNFEKSMLIKEGAESVSKLDYPNFWHQGNLKLRLTYQFEPGADADGVTVHIPLPLLNQVDESGFEWQIPGLRRELVIALIKSLPKPVRRNFVPAPNYAEAFLGRVTPLELPLLDALEREFRRMTGTTIDREDWNWDQVPDHLKISFRVVDDKNKKLLEGRSLSELKEALKGKVQETLSAVADDGIEQSGLHIWSFGQLPESYEQKRGNYKVKAWPALVDERDSVAIKLFDNPQEQQQMMWRGLRRLLLLNIPSPIKYLHEKLPNKAKLGLYFNPYGKVLDLIDDCISCGVDKLIHEAGGPVWTEEGFAQLHEKVRAELNDTVVEIAKQVEQILTAVFNINKRLKGRVDMTMALGLSDVKAQMAGLVYRGFVTGNGFNRLGDTLRYLQAIEKRLEKMAIDPHRDRAQMLKVESVQQAWQQWLNKLPPARRDDEDVQAIRWMIEELRVSFFAQQLGTPYPISDKRILQAMEQIPG, encoded by the coding sequence ATGACAGAACACCAAAAAATCACCTTCCCGATGCTCCTGCAAAGGCTTGATGCCCTGATGCTGCGCGATAAACAGCGGTTTGCGCGTCGTCTGCACGGCGTGAAGAAGGTTAAAAATCCTGATGCACAACAGGCCATTTATCAGGAGATGGCGAAAGAGATTGAACAGGCAGCAGGGAAAGTTGTGCTGCGCGAAGCTGCACGTCCGGCAATTACCTACCCGGAAAACCTGCCTGTCAGTCAGAAAAAACAGGACATCCTGGAAGCCGTGCGCGACCACCAGGTGGTAATTGTCGCAGGGGAAACCGGTTCGGGGAAAACCACTCAGCTGCCGAAAATCTGCATGGAGCTGGGGCGCGGGGTGAAAGGTCTGATTGGCCACACCCAGCCGCGTCGTCTGGCGGCGCGTACCGTGGCGAACCGTATTGCCGAAGAGCTGCAAACCGAGCCGGGTGGCTGCATCGGTTACAAGGTGCGATTCAGCGACCACGTCAGCGATAACACCATGGTCAAGCTGATGACTGACGGTATCCTGCTGGCGGAAATCCAGCAGGATCGCCTGCTGATGCAGTACGACACCATCATCATCGACGAAGCGCACGAGCGCAGCCTGAACATTGACTTCCTGCTCGGTTACCTGAAAGAACTGCTGCCGCGTCGTCCGGATCTGAAAATCATCATCACCTCCGCGACCATCGACCCGGAGCGCTTCTCGAAGCATTTCAACAATGCGCCGATAATTGAAGTGTCAGGACGCACGTACCCGGTGGAAGTGCGCTATCGCCCGATTGTCGAAGAGGCGGATGATACCGAGCGCGACCAGCTCCAGGCCATCTTCGACGCTGTCGACGAACTGGGCAACGAAAGTGCGGGCGACATTCTGATCTTTATGAGCGGCGAGCGCGAAATTCGCGACACCGCCGATGCGCTCAGCAAGCGCGATCTGCGTCATACGGAGATCCTGCCCCTGTACGCGCGCCTGTCGAACAGCGAGCAGAACCGCGTGTTCCAGCCGCACGGCGGACGCCGCATTGTGCTGGCGACCAACGTGGCGGAAACCTCGCTGACCGTACCGGGGATCAAATACGTGATCGACCCGGGCACGGCGCGTATCAGCCGCTACAGCTACCGCACCAAGGTGCAACGCCTGCCAATAGAGCCGGTTTCTCAGGCGTCGGCCAACCAGCGTAAAGGCCGCTGCGGTCGTGTGTCGGAAGGGATCTGTATTCGTCTCTATTCCGAAGACGATTTCCTGTCGCGCCCGGAGTTTACCGACCCGGAAATTCTGCGTACCAACCTGGCGTCCGTTATCCTGCAGATGACTGCCCTGGGGCTGGGCGACATCGCGGCGTTCCCGTTCGTGGAAGCGCCGGACAAACGCAACATTCAGGACGGTGTCCGCCTGCTGGAAGAGTTGGGGGCCATTACCACCGACGAGCAGGCGACGGTCTATAAACTGACGCCGCTGGGTCGTCAGCTCAGCCAGTTGCCGGTCGACCCGCGTCTGGCGCGCATGGTGCTGGAAGCCCAGAAGCACGGCTGCGTGCGCGAGGCGATGATTATTACCTCTGCGCTCTCCATTCAGGATCCGCGCGAGCGTCCGATGGATAAACAGCAGGCGTCAGATGAAAAACACCGTCGCTTCCACGACAAAGAGTCCGATTTCCTCGCCTTCGTGAACCTGTGGAACTATCTCGGCGAGCAGCAGAAAGCGCTCTCCTCGAACCAGTTCCGCCGCCAGTGCCGCGTGGATTTCCTCAACTACCTGCGCGTGCGCGAGTGGCAGGATATCTACACCCAGCTGCGCCAGGTGGTGAAAGAGCTGGGCATTCCGGTGAACAGCGAGCCGGCGGAGTACCGTGAAATTCATATCGCGCTGCTGACCGGCCTGCTGTCCCACATTGGGATGAAGGACGCAGAGAAGCAGGAATATACTGGCGCGCGCAATGCCCGTTTCTCCATCTTCCCCGGTTCCGGCTTATTCAAGAAGCCGCCGAAGTGGACCATGGTGGCCGAGCTGGTGGAAACCAGCCGCCTGTGGGGACGCATTGCCGCGCGGATCGACCCGGAATGGGTTGAGCCAGTCGCGCAGCATCTGCTGAAACGCTCATACAGTGAACCACACTGGGAGCGTGCGCAGGGGGCAGTGATGGCGACCGAGAAGGTGACCGTTTATGGCCTGCCGGTGGTGGCCGCGCGTAAGGTCAACTACAGCCAGATTGACCCGGCGCTCAGCCGCGAGCTGTTTATCCGCCACGCGCTGGTGGAGGGCGACTGGCAGACGCGCCATGCGTTCTTCCGCGAAAACCTGAAGCTGCGCGCCGAGGTGGAAGAGCTTGAGCATAAATCCCGCCGTCGCGACATCCTGGTAGACGACGAGGCGCTGTTCGAATTTTACGATCAGCGCATCAGTCACGATGTGATTTCCGCCCGCCACTTTGACAGCTGGTGGAAGAAGGCCAGTAAAGAGACGCCGGACCTGCTCAATTTTGAAAAGAGCATGTTGATTAAAGAGGGGGCGGAGTCGGTCAGCAAGCTCGACTACCCGAACTTCTGGCATCAGGGCAATCTCAAGCTGCGTCTGACCTATCAGTTTGAACCGGGGGCCGATGCGGACGGCGTGACCGTCCACATTCCGCTGCCGCTGTTAAACCAGGTCGACGAGAGCGGGTTTGAATGGCAGATCCCCGGCCTCCGCCGCGAGCTGGTCATTGCGCTGATTAAATCGCTGCCGAAACCGGTGCGGCGTAATTTTGTGCCTGCGCCGAACTACGCCGAAGCGTTTTTGGGCCGCGTCACGCCGCTGGAGCTGCCGCTGCTGGACGCGCTGGAGCGAGAATTCCGCCGTATGACCGGCACCACCATTGACCGCGAAGACTGGAACTGGGATCAGGTACCCGATCACCTGAAAATCAGCTTCCGCGTGGTGGATGATAAAAACAAAAAGCTGCTGGAAGGGCGTTCCCTGAGCGAGCTAAAAGAGGCGCTGAAAGGGAAAGTCCAGGAGACGCTCTCTGCGGTGGCGGACGACGGTATCGAGCAGAGCGGGCTGCATATCTGGAGTTTTGGTCAGCTTCCGGAAAGCTACGAGCAAAAACGCGGTAACTATAAGGTGAAAGCCTGGCCAGCGCTGGTGGACGAGCGCGACAGCGTGGCGATCAAGCTGTTTGATAACCCGCAGGAACAGCAGCAGATGATGTGGCGCGGGCTGCGTCGCCTGCTGCTGCTGAACATTCCGTCGCCGATTAAGTACCTGCACGAGAAGTTGCCGAATAAGGCCAAGCTGGGTCTGTACTTTAACCCGTACGGCAAAGTGCTGGATCTGATTGACGACTGCATCTCCTGCGGCGTGGACAAACTGATCCACGAAGCGGGCGGTCCGGTCTGGACGGAAGAGGGCTTTGCTCAGCTTCATGAAAAGGTCCGCGCGGAGCTCAACGACACCGTGGTGGAGATTGCCAAACAGGTCGAGCAGATCCTCACCGCCGTGTTCAACATCAACAAGCGCCTGAAGGGGCGCGTGGATATGACCATGGCGCTGGGGCTGTCGGACGTGAAGGCGCAGATGGCGGGGCTGGTGTATCGTGGCTTTGTCACCGGCAACGGCTTCAACCGTCTCGGCGATACGCTGCGCTATCTGCAGGCCATTGAAAAACGTCTGGAGAAAATGGCCATCGACCCGCACCGCGATCGCGCGCAGATGTTGAAAGTGGAAAGCGTGCAGCAGGCGTGGCAGCAGTGGCTAAACAAGCTGCCGCCGGCGCGCCGCGACGATGAAGACGTGCAGGCGATCCGCTGGATGATCGAGGAGCTACGCGTCAGCTTCTTTGCCCAGCAGCTCGGTACCCCGTATCCGATTTCGGATAAGCGTATCCTGCAGGCGATGGAGCAGATCCCTGGCTAA
- the gap gene encoding type I glyceraldehyde-3-phosphate dehydrogenase has protein sequence MSKIGINGFGRIGRLVLRRLLETQDSNTVVAINDLTSPKVLAYLLRHDSNYGGFPWSVDFTEDALIVDGKTIAVYAEKEAKHIPWKTAGVDIVVECTGFYTSEEKSRSHLDAGAKKVLISAPAGDMKTIVYSVNDDTINASDTIISVASCTTNCLAPLAKALHDAFEIKVGTMTTIHAYTGTQALVDGPRGKDLRASRAAAENIIPHTTGAAKAIGLVIPALSGKLKGHAQRVPVKTGSVTELVAILGKKVTVEEINAALKKATQGNKSFGYTDDEIVSSDVIGSHYGSVFDATQTEVSEAGDLQLVKAVAWYDNEYGFVTQLVRTLDKFAAL, from the coding sequence ATGAGTAAAATTGGCATTAACGGATTCGGACGCATTGGACGCCTTGTTCTGCGCCGCCTTCTTGAAACTCAGGACAGTAATACTGTCGTCGCCATCAACGACCTCACCTCCCCGAAAGTACTGGCTTACCTGCTAAGACATGATTCCAACTACGGGGGCTTCCCGTGGAGCGTAGATTTCACTGAAGATGCGCTGATCGTCGACGGTAAGACCATTGCGGTATACGCGGAGAAAGAGGCAAAGCATATTCCATGGAAAACGGCGGGGGTGGATATTGTCGTGGAGTGCACCGGCTTCTACACCTCTGAAGAGAAATCCCGGTCACATCTGGACGCAGGTGCGAAAAAAGTGCTGATTTCGGCACCTGCAGGTGACATGAAAACCATCGTCTATAGCGTGAATGACGACACGATTAACGCCAGTGACACCATTATTTCCGTCGCGTCCTGCACCACCAACTGCCTGGCCCCGCTGGCAAAAGCCCTGCACGATGCGTTTGAAATAAAAGTGGGCACCATGACCACCATCCATGCCTACACCGGCACCCAGGCGCTGGTGGATGGACCGCGCGGGAAAGATCTACGCGCCTCGCGGGCAGCAGCTGAGAACATTATTCCGCACACGACCGGTGCGGCAAAAGCCATCGGCCTGGTGATCCCTGCGCTCAGCGGCAAGCTGAAAGGCCACGCGCAGCGCGTGCCGGTAAAAACCGGCTCCGTCACCGAGCTGGTCGCCATTCTGGGCAAGAAAGTTACCGTTGAGGAGATCAACGCTGCGCTGAAAAAGGCGACACAGGGGAATAAATCGTTCGGGTATACCGATGATGAAATTGTGTCGTCAGACGTGATTGGTTCGCACTACGGTTCGGTATTCGACGCCACACAGACGGAGGTGTCGGAAGCGGGAGACCTGCAACTGGTGAAGGCCGTCGCGTGGTATGACAACGAGTATGGTTTCGTGACGCAGCTGGTGCGTACGCTGGATAAGTTCGCCGCGCTGTGA
- a CDS encoding MFS transporter, producing MRLPERDPYAPREWQPHEKPALLGSPSTPEHSTPKRIAYGVVGLLVCLTGALGNAVVTANLQNLQGTFGAWSTEIAWLPAVYVMTNISINLLLVKFRQQYGLRAFTEGFLVLYVLVTFFHLFVNDLSSALMVRAAHGMVAAALSSLGIYYQIQAWPAKHRLKALTIGITGSSLAIPLARLFSTELLQLDEWRGLYFFELGLALISLACVIALKLPPGDRRKVFEKKDFVTFFLLAPGMALLCAVLSLGRLDWWFEAPWIGWSLALSLVLIVSAIVFEHNRTNPLLNTRWLSSGSIVRLGLIMLLIRIVLAEQNTGVIGWLQYVGLQNEQMTHLAWSIFAGIVCGIVTSCLTIKPTKLAWPIITSLALMIIASLLDSQSNNLTRPDQLMVSQFLLGFGSAFFLAPAMLAAIGGVIADPRNLVSFSVMFGMSQNLGGLLGSAILGTFQTWREKYHSSLLADQLTTLNPLVNERIQLYTQMYKSLIGDSSLLGTQAITQLQSVTALEANILAYNDTYLLTASIAAATLVWILWRLLRLRITARMALKNATGNK from the coding sequence ATGCGCCTGCCCGAACGCGATCCTTATGCTCCTCGCGAGTGGCAGCCACATGAGAAACCCGCTCTGCTGGGGTCGCCTTCCACACCCGAACACAGCACGCCCAAACGGATTGCCTACGGCGTCGTGGGCCTGCTGGTGTGCCTGACGGGGGCGCTGGGTAATGCGGTGGTGACCGCCAATCTGCAAAACCTGCAGGGCACCTTCGGCGCCTGGTCAACGGAGATCGCCTGGCTGCCCGCGGTCTATGTCATGACCAACATCTCCATCAACCTGCTGCTGGTCAAATTCCGCCAGCAGTACGGTCTGCGCGCCTTCACCGAAGGGTTTCTGGTGCTGTATGTGCTGGTCACCTTTTTCCATCTGTTTGTTAACGATCTCAGCTCAGCGCTGATGGTGCGCGCCGCGCACGGGATGGTGGCCGCCGCGCTCAGCTCGCTGGGGATTTACTACCAGATCCAGGCCTGGCCGGCGAAACATCGCCTGAAGGCGCTGACCATCGGCATTACCGGCTCGTCACTCGCCATTCCGCTGGCGCGGCTGTTTTCGACTGAACTGCTCCAGCTGGACGAGTGGCGCGGATTGTATTTCTTTGAACTGGGGCTGGCGCTGATCTCCCTGGCCTGCGTGATCGCGCTGAAGCTGCCGCCGGGCGACCGACGCAAGGTCTTTGAGAAGAAAGACTTTGTCACCTTCTTTCTGCTGGCGCCGGGCATGGCCTTGCTGTGCGCGGTGCTGTCGCTGGGACGTCTGGACTGGTGGTTTGAAGCGCCGTGGATCGGCTGGTCGCTGGCGTTATCGCTGGTGCTGATTGTGTCCGCCATCGTCTTTGAACATAACCGCACTAACCCGCTGCTGAATACCCGCTGGCTGTCGAGCGGCAGCATCGTCCGTCTGGGACTGATTATGCTGCTGATCCGCATCGTGCTGGCGGAGCAAAATACCGGGGTGATTGGCTGGTTACAGTATGTGGGATTACAGAATGAGCAGATGACCCATCTGGCGTGGTCCATTTTCGCCGGGATCGTCTGCGGGATCGTCACCAGCTGTCTCACCATCAAGCCCACAAAACTGGCGTGGCCGATTATTACCTCCCTGGCGCTGATGATCATTGCCTCGCTGCTGGACAGCCAGTCCAATAACCTGACCCGCCCGGACCAGCTGATGGTCAGCCAGTTCCTGCTGGGCTTCGGCAGCGCCTTCTTCCTCGCCCCGGCCATGCTGGCCGCCATTGGCGGAGTGATCGCCGACCCGCGTAATCTGGTCAGCTTCTCGGTCATGTTTGGCATGAGCCAGAACCTCGGCGGTCTGCTCGGGTCGGCGATCCTCGGTACTTTCCAGACCTGGCGTGAGAAGTACCACTCCAGCCTGCTGGCAGACCAGCTCACCACGCTCAACCCGCTGGTCAACGAGCGCATTCAGCTTTATACCCAGATGTATAAAAGCCTGATCGGTGACAGTTCGCTGTTGGGGACTCAGGCGATTACCCAACTACAAAGCGTCACCGCCCTTGAGGCAAATATTCTGGCTTACAACGATACTTATCTTCTGACGGCAAGCATCGCTGCCGCCACGCTGGTCTGGATTTTATGGCGATTGCTGCGTCTGCGCATCACTGCCCGTATGGCGCTGAAGAACGCCACCGGCAACAAGTAA
- a CDS encoding efflux transporter outer membrane subunit: MILRPIAGLVVAVILAGCQSVDVKPAQPTLHIPAQWRATSGPTSPTEQLWWRNFHDNHLNRYVDQALKNNSDVLIARERINEYQARVFAADGSLFPSLDAGVTGTRARSQSAATGLPVYGTVYRGSLTASYDVDLWGVNRSTANAAQASLEAQKAAAAAADLTVASSVASGYVTLLSLDEQLRVTESTLKSREEAFNLAKRQFETGYSSRLELMQSDSELRSTRAQVPVLQHQIAQQENALSLLLGSNPGAVARSESFARLTPLKLPSQLPSTLLNRRPDIVQAERQLVAADSSLAASRASLLPSINLTATGSIQDRTLSGLLDNPLQLWSAGGSILAPLLNRQALNAQVDISQSQRNQALYAYEKTVRNAFAEVNNSLDAITRYQEQLTELLAQQAVAQETLRIAQNRYRNGYSSYLDVLDAQRTLFSVQTSVVQLKNNLLLAQIDLYRALGGGWGSA, from the coding sequence ATGATCCTGCGTCCGATAGCCGGACTGGTCGTGGCGGTGATACTGGCCGGATGCCAGTCCGTCGACGTCAAACCGGCGCAGCCCACGCTGCACATTCCTGCGCAATGGCGGGCAACCTCGGGGCCAACCAGCCCGACGGAACAGCTCTGGTGGCGTAACTTTCATGACAACCACCTGAACCGCTATGTGGACCAGGCGCTTAAGAATAACAGTGACGTGTTGATCGCCCGCGAACGGATAAACGAGTATCAGGCGCGGGTCTTTGCGGCCGATGGCAGCCTGTTTCCCTCGCTTGACGCGGGCGTCACGGGGACGCGCGCCCGTTCGCAATCCGCTGCGACCGGGTTGCCCGTCTACGGTACGGTGTACAGAGGCAGCCTGACGGCGAGCTACGACGTTGATCTCTGGGGCGTCAACCGCAGCACGGCGAATGCCGCTCAGGCGTCGCTGGAGGCGCAAAAAGCCGCCGCTGCCGCCGCGGATTTGACTGTCGCCTCGTCCGTGGCTTCCGGGTACGTCACCCTGCTCTCACTTGACGAACAGCTGCGCGTGACCGAATCCACGCTGAAGTCCCGCGAGGAGGCGTTTAACCTCGCGAAACGTCAGTTTGAAACCGGCTACAGTTCGCGCCTGGAGCTGATGCAGTCTGACTCCGAATTACGTTCAACGCGGGCGCAGGTGCCCGTGTTACAGCATCAGATTGCGCAGCAGGAAAATGCGCTTAGCCTGCTGCTGGGAAGCAATCCCGGCGCGGTAGCGCGCAGCGAAAGCTTTGCAAGGCTAACGCCGCTGAAGCTGCCGTCGCAGCTGCCTTCCACGCTTCTGAACCGTCGCCCGGATATCGTTCAGGCTGAACGCCAGCTGGTGGCGGCGGATTCCTCCCTTGCCGCGTCGCGCGCCAGCCTGCTGCCATCGATCAACCTGACCGCCACCGGATCGATTCAGGATCGTACCCTTTCTGGCCTGCTGGACAATCCGCTTCAGCTCTGGAGCGCCGGGGGCAGTATTCTTGCCCCGCTGCTGAACCGCCAGGCGCTGAATGCGCAGGTGGATATTTCCCAGTCTCAGCGTAACCAGGCGCTGTACGCCTATGAAAAAACCGTGCGTAACGCGTTTGCGGAAGTGAACAACAGCCTTGATGCCATTACGCGCTATCAGGAACAGCTGACGGAGCTACTCGCCCAGCAGGCTGTGGCGCAGGAGACGCTGCGCATTGCGCAGAATCGCTATCGCAACGGGTATTCATCCTATCTGGACGTACTGGACGCGCAGCGCACGCTGTTCTCGGTCCAGACCAGCGTCGTGCAGTTGAAAAATAACCTGCTGCTGGCGCAGATTGATTTATACAGGGCGCTGGGCGGCGGCTGGGGCAGTGCCTGA
- a CDS encoding HlyD family secretion protein, with the protein MSQQDAAKEQANTRKNVRIVSVFTAAAIGLVGVLVILYAWQLPPFTRHVQFTDNAYVRGQTTFISPQVNGYITEVKVQDFVQVKKGDLLLQIDDRIYRQRVHQAEAQLAMKIAALNNNLQQRKSAEATIAKNEAALKNARAQSLKTQADLKRVKDLTADGSLSVRERDAALANAAQGSADIDQAKATLEMSRQDLQTVIVNRGALEADVENAKAALELAQIDLQNTRIVAPRDGQLGQIAVRLGAYVTAGTHLTTLVPPQHWVIANIKETQLAELRVGQPVKFTVDALNDKAYQGRVESISPATGVEFSAITPDNATGNFVKIAQRIPVRIEVLGKPEESALLRPGMSVQVTIDTREAKP; encoded by the coding sequence ATGAGTCAGCAGGATGCCGCCAAAGAGCAGGCCAACACCCGCAAAAATGTGCGCATTGTTTCCGTTTTCACAGCCGCTGCCATCGGTCTTGTCGGCGTGCTGGTGATCCTTTACGCCTGGCAGTTACCGCCCTTTACCCGACACGTGCAGTTTACCGACAACGCCTACGTGCGGGGACAAACGACGTTTATCAGCCCGCAGGTGAATGGCTATATCACAGAGGTGAAGGTTCAGGACTTTGTGCAGGTCAAAAAAGGCGATCTGCTGCTGCAGATTGATGACCGCATCTACCGTCAGCGGGTGCATCAGGCCGAGGCGCAGCTGGCGATGAAAATTGCCGCCCTGAATAATAACCTGCAGCAGCGTAAAAGCGCCGAAGCGACGATTGCCAAAAATGAAGCCGCGCTGAAAAATGCCCGCGCCCAGAGCCTGAAAACCCAGGCGGATTTGAAGCGCGTGAAGGATCTGACGGCGGATGGGTCACTTTCCGTTCGCGAACGCGATGCCGCCCTGGCAAACGCGGCTCAGGGCAGCGCCGATATCGACCAGGCGAAAGCAACGCTTGAGATGTCGCGTCAGGATCTGCAGACGGTGATTGTCAATCGCGGGGCGCTGGAGGCGGACGTTGAGAACGCCAAAGCGGCGCTGGAGCTGGCGCAGATCGATCTGCAAAACACCCGCATTGTGGCCCCGCGTGATGGCCAGCTGGGGCAGATTGCCGTGCGTCTCGGGGCGTATGTGACCGCCGGGACCCATCTCACTACTCTTGTGCCCCCCCAGCACTGGGTTATTGCCAATATCAAAGAGACCCAGCTCGCGGAGTTGCGCGTCGGTCAGCCGGTGAAATTCACCGTCGATGCCCTGAACGACAAAGCGTATCAGGGCCGCGTGGAGAGCATCTCTCCCGCAACCGGCGTGGAATTCAGTGCGATCACGCCGGATAACGCCACCGGTAACTTTGTCAAAATTGCCCAGCGAATTCCGGTGCGCATTGAGGTACTCGGTAAGCCAGAGGAATCCGCCCTGCTGCGTCCGGGCATGTCGGTACAGGTAACAATTGATACGCGGGAGGCGAAACCATGA
- a CDS encoding O-methyltransferase — protein MQQQWSAVDNFMISSLIPDDDVLSQILENNKRAGLPEHDVAANQGQLLALFVRMTQARRILEIGTLGAYSSIWMARALPPDGKLITLEADPSHADVARQNIHLAGLNDRIELVEGPALSSLENFGDVPPFDLIFVDADKPNNPGYLEWALHYSRPGTVIIGDNVVREGEVVNGQSDDARVQGVRRFIEMTGDNPRLTATALQTVGVKGWDGFTLAIVNG, from the coding sequence ATGCAACAACAGTGGTCTGCAGTAGATAATTTCATGATTTCTTCGCTGATCCCTGACGATGACGTACTGAGTCAGATCCTGGAAAACAACAAGCGCGCCGGGCTGCCCGAACACGACGTGGCGGCCAACCAGGGGCAGCTGCTGGCGCTGTTCGTGCGCATGACGCAGGCAAGACGCATTCTCGAGATCGGGACGCTGGGTGCCTATAGCTCAATCTGGATGGCGCGCGCCCTGCCGCCGGACGGAAAGCTGATCACGCTGGAGGCCGACCCGAGTCATGCCGACGTTGCGCGTCAGAATATTCACCTCGCGGGGCTGAACGATCGCATTGAACTGGTTGAAGGCCCGGCGCTGAGCTCGCTCGAAAATTTTGGTGACGTTCCGCCGTTCGACCTGATCTTTGTTGATGCCGATAAGCCGAACAATCCCGGCTATCTGGAGTGGGCGTTGCACTATTCCCGTCCCGGTACGGTAATTATCGGCGATAACGTGGTGCGCGAGGGTGAAGTCGTTAACGGGCAAAGCGACGACGCGCGCGTGCAGGGCGTGCGGCGTTTTATCGAGATGACTGGAGATAACCCGCGCTTAACCGCCACCGCGCTGCAAACGGTGGGGGTTAAGGGATGGGATGGGTTTACGCTGGCGATTGTGAACGGGTGA